Within Candidatus Binatia bacterium, the genomic segment ACGGCGACGGTGCCGTTCGGATAGACCTTCTCGACGTTTTCGAATGCGACGCTGGCCACCGCCCCGACACTACGCAAAAGCGGCCGCCCGTGGCAACGCGGAACCGGCGGTCCGCCTCGCCTCCCTGACCGCGCAGCCGCGCAACCTCCGCTTACCTTACCCGCGCCCCGGACGAGCCCGGCTCTTCGGGCGCGACGGTGCCGTCGGTGCCGGCGGCGGCGCACATGATCGGCAGCGGATCGCGGTCGGGGAAGAAGTCCTCGGCGGCCAGCATCGGGATGACGTTCTGCACGATTCGATCGGCCGCGAAGTATCTCTGAATCGCCTGCTCGCCGAGGTGGTTGACCAGCGATAGAAACAGCATTGCCTGATCGAGCGTAAGATACTTGTAGGCAACCGTACCGCGCCGCGGGTCGATGGCGTCGTAGAAACCGTATTCGCCGTAGGCGTCGAAGCGTTCGGTCATCGTACGCAGATTGGCTACGGCGGCCTCCGGAACGACCGCGAGCGCCAGCGCGGCGGCATGCGGGCTGACCGGCCCGGGGTCGTAACCGCGCGAACCGAGGATGCGGGCGCCGAATTCGCCGTAGCCCGTCCCGTCCACCGCCGCGCTCGGCGACAGTCCCCAGACCGGATACCCAAGCTGGTCCTGGGCATACTGCTGTTGCACCAGCGCGTGGATGACGCCGTTGACCCCCAGACTGCGGCGGGCATAGCGCAACTCGTCGAGAACGAGCACCGGCATGAGCGCCTCGAACATGCTGCCACCCCACGAGGGCACATAGCGGTAGCCGCCCCAGATGTAGGCTCCCGCCACCACCGGAACCCCGTCGTGTTCGACGGTGTGCACGTCCTGCGGTTGGAGCGTCTGCCAGCCGCACGACGTGGGAAAAGTACGCAGCATCCGGTACCAACTGGCCGCCGGAACGTCGCCCTTACCGATGGCGATCGACACGCCGAGACGCGCCTCCGTATACAGGACTCCGTAATGGAATCCGGCGCGGCCTCCGGTCGTCAGCGAGTAACCGTGCGACACGAGTTGGGTGTCTTCATCGTACAAGAAGCCATAGTTCGAGGCGGCAATCAGACGCGAGGCGTGGTCGGCAATCTCCGGAAAGGCATTGCGCGCGACGATCAGACCCGCGGTGAGCCACGTCGAGTCCACGAACGAAACGAAGTTGCTGGTGCGCTCGAGCGACGTCGTGTCGTAGAAATTGAAGAAGAACCCCTCGTGCGTCGGCAGCCGATCGAGGGTTGCGAAAACTCGTTGCAGACGTTCCAGGGCTTCGAGGCGAGTCACGAACCCGAGGTCGGCCGCACCGATCACGGCCATCACGTAGAGCCCGATGTTCGTCGGACTGGTGTAATCGCCGATCCAGGCGGTTTCCACGGCGGTGCCGGTCGGCCCGAACGCGACGTGATCGATCGGCAGACCGTTCTCGCGGTCCGTGAAGGCGTCGAGGCCGCGCCAGGTGTCGCGTGCCAGACGGACGAGAAAATCGCGATCGCCGGCGGGCATCGTGGCGCGGTCGACAAGCAGCTGCTGCGGCCATTCCCGCAGGCGGTCGCGCAGGAAGGGACGGGCAGTATCGAGCCCGCCGTGCGCGGTGTTCCAGGCCTCCTTGAGTGGGGTCAGGCTCTGCTCCCATGGGGTCGAACCCGGTCCGTGCGGCGGCGCGCCGAACACCGACGGTGCACAGGCCTCCAGCCTGGTGCTCGTCAGCCGGGCCGGTGACGGAGTGATCCGAGGCGCGCCGGTCAACCAGTCCCAATCGAGGCCAGCCGCGGCGCTGCGAGGACCGAGCCCGGCGGTGAGACCACTGGTCGAGGCGTCCGGGAACCAGGTGGCCGGCAGGGTGGATGCACAGAAGCTGAGCAGCAGCCACCCGAGGTATTGCACTGAGCGGGGAATCGACACCGCGTTGAAAACCCTCTGCACTCTATACTGCCGGCGCCGCTTCGGCCGCCCGCCTTATACTTATTTATCGGGTCCGCAACGGCCGAAGTCAATTTCGTTCTTAACCTCGATCCCGGTCGGTCGAGCGCGGTCGTGTCCGGCCGCCGCCCCCCCCTTTACCGGCCGGTATTGGTGTTACCGCGCGCCCTCACTGCGGTTGCAGCGTGTACGACCAGGTTTCGGTGAGGGTCGAGTCGCCCTTGTCGAGAAAGGCGCGAAGTTCGATCGGCTCCTTGCGTTTCGGTCGTACCTGGAATGTCAGTCGCCATTCTCCGGTGCCCGGCTTCTTCACCACGTGCTGGTCGAGCAGCTCGGCGCTTTCTTCCCCGGAGGCGATGGTGATCACACCCCGCAGTACGGTCGTGTCGGGCAGCGCCGCAAGCGACTTACCGGCGAAGTCGACGACGAAACGGTAGGCGTTTTCCTTGTTGCCCCGGTCACGCCGCGTGGCCACGACACGGCCGCCGGGCGAACGGGTGGAGTCGTCGCCGTACCAGTACACCGTGTACGAGATTGCCGCGCGCTCTCCCGGCTTCGGCGGCGCGTCCGCGACCCAGTAGGCGACGATGTTGTCGTTGGTGTCGCCCTTGGTCGGAATCTCGACGAGTTCCACCCGGCCTTTGCCCCAGTCGCCGCTGGGAGCCACCCACGCGCTCGGCCGCCGTTCTCGCCGGGTCTCGAGGTCCTGGTAACTGTCCAAATCGCGGTCCCGCTGAACGATGCCGAAGCCCTTCGGGTTCGGCATGCGAAAGCCGGTAACCTGCAGCAGCTTCGGATTGTCCAGCGGGCGCCACAGCCACTCCCCGGTGGCCAGGTTGAGCAGAAGGCCGTCGGAATCGTGCACCTCGGGCCGGAAGTCCTCGACCGGCCGGCCGGTATTCTCGCCGTAAAAGAACATCGATGTGAGGGGTGCGAAACCGATCTTTTGCACCTCCCGGCGCAGGAACAGCCGCGCCTCTACCGCCACCGCAGTCTGCGCACCGGGGATGATCGCGAAGCGGTACGCACCGGTCAGGCTGGGGCTGTCGAGCAGGGCGTATACAACCAGCTCTTTCGACTTCGCCGCCGGCGTCATCAGCCAGAACTCGCGGAAGCTCGGGAACTCCTCGCCGCTGGGCAGCGCCGTATCGACCGCGAGCGCCCGCGCGGACAGACCGAACACCTGGTCCTTGCCCACGGCACGAAAGTAACTGGCGCCGAGAAAGACGATGACCTCGTCATGGTAATTCGGCTTCTTGATCGGCGCGTGGATGCGGAACCCCGCGAAACCGATGCGTTGCGGCACCTTGCTGGCGAAGTCGTTGCGGCCGTAATCGAACAGGCTCGGCGAGAACTCGACCGGGCGGACGGTGGAGCCGTCGACGACGTTGATGGCAACGGCGCGGTCGTAGTACAGCCCCGGATGGAAGAACTGCACCTGGAAAGGCAGCTTCTTGCCGCGCCACAACGCCTCGTCAGGTCGAAAACGGATGTCGCGCCACTGGTCGTAGCTGATGTTGCGCAGCCACTCGGGAACTTCGTCGCGCGGCGGCTCGTACTCCTGTCCCGCCAGTTGCTGGGCGCGGGCGATGACGTCGTTGAGATCGAACGCCACCGCACTACCGGTTGCCACCACGGTGCATAAGATGCCAAGGAGCAGCGTGGCCGTCCGCCGCCGAAGACGGCCACGACGACACCAGCGTGCATAACTCGCAGGAACCGAACCGAACATGCCCCCCTTGTCGTCCACGCGAGTGAGCCGGTCAAGGGCGGGCGGACAGTGTCGAAAGCAAAGCCGCCGCATTGCAAGGTCGAGACGGGCAGGGCCAATCTGGATGACGACGACCGGGCCCTCGGATTACCGGCGGCGGGTGCGAAGCAGCCTGCGACGAGCGCTCCTGGCCGTATTGCTCCTCGCCGGTTGTCGGCCGGCCCCGGTGCAGCAGACCGTCGTCGAGATGTGGGCCATGGGTCGCGAGGGCGAGCTCGTTCAGCAGCTCCTGCGCGATTTTCCGCACCGCGAGCCGGGCATCCGCGTCAAGGTGCAACAGGTTCCGTGGAGTGCGGCGCACGAGAAACTGCTGACAGCTTTCGTCGGCGGGTCGACGCCGGACGTGGTGCAGGTCGGCACGACCTGGATTCCGGAGCTGGTCGCGCTGGGGGCGCTCGAACCTCTCGACGCGCGACTTGCGGCATCGACGAGGCTGCCGGCGGACGATTTCTTCGCCGGCATTGCCGACACCAACGTCATTGACGGCGTGACTTACGGAGTGCCGTGGTACGTCGACACGCGGCTCTGGTTCTACCGCCACGACGTGTTCGCGACGGCGGGCATCGCGGAGATGCCGCGGACGTGGGACGCATGGGACACGGCAATGCAGCAGGTCGCGGCGCAGGTCGGCGACGGCCGCTTCGCCCTGCTCCTGCCGCTCGCCGAATGGCAGCCGCTGGTGATTCTCGCGCTGCAATACGGGGCCACGCTGCTGCGCGACGACGACCGCTACGGCGACTTCCGCAGCCCGCCGTTCCGGGCCGCCTTCGCGCGTTATCTGGCGCTGTTCCGCGACGGCCTGGCACCGGCAACCGGCGCCGCCCAGATCGCCAATCTCTATCAGGACTTCGCCGACGGGTTCTTCGCGTCGTTCCTGAGTGGGCCGTGGAACATCGAGGCGCTGAACCGGCGCCTTCCGCCGGCGGCGCGGGGGACGTGGGCGACGGCGCCGCTGCCGAGCGTCGACGCGGTCTGGCCGGGCGTCTCGCTGGCCGGGGGGGCCAGTCTTTCCGTACTGCGGACGTCCCCGCGGCAGGAGGCGGCGTGGCGCGTGATCGAGTACCTGTGCGAACCGGAGCGGCAACTCGCCTTCTACAGACTGGGCGGCGACCTGCCGTCGCGGCGCAGCGCCTGGGCCGCGGGGGCGCTGGCGTCCAACCCGCCCACGGCGGCCTTCTGGCAGCAGCTTCAGCGCGTGCGTTCGACGCCGAAGGTACCGGAATGGGAACGGGTGGCGGGTAAGATCACCCAGTACGCCGAAGCGGCGGTGCGGGGCGACCTCGATCCGGAGACGGCGCTCGTGCGTCTCGACGCCGACGTCGACGCGATTCTCGAGAAACGCCGCTGGCTCATGCGCCGCGCCGCGGAGATGGGCCCGTGAGCGCCCGCCGACTGCCGCGAGTCAGCCCGGCGTGGGCCTTTCTGGCCCCACCGCTGCTGCCCATCGCGGCGTTCTTTGTACTGCCCGTAGCCGCGTCGGTGCTGCTCAGTTTGACCGACTTCGACATCTACGCGATCGCCGACCGCACCAACTTGCGATGCGCGGGGTCAGGCAATTACCGCCGCCTTCTCGGCGACCCGTTGTTCTGGACGGCTTTGCGGAACACGGCGCTGTTCGTGGTGCTGGCGGGGCCGCTGTCGGTCGCCCTGTCGCTGGGCGCGGCGTTGCTGGTGTCGGCTCCGGCCGTACGGTTGCAGCCGCTGTTCCGCACGATCTTCTTTCTGCCCGTGGTAACGACGCTGGTCGCCGTCGCGGTGGTGTGGCGCTACCTCTATCACCCGCGCGTCGGCTTGCTGAACTACGGCCTCGGGCTCATCGGACTCGGCCCCGTCGATTGGCTCGGCGACCCGCGCTGGGCGATGCCGGCGATCGTCGTGCTCGCGGTGTGGAAGAACTTCGGGTTCAACATGGTGATCTTCATGGCCGGGCTGCAGAGTATCCCCGAACGGTTGTACGAGGCGGCGCGCATCGACGGCGCGGGAACGTGGCAGCAGTTCCGGCAGGTGACACTGCCGATGCTTATGCCGACGCTCGTGTTCGTCGGCATCATGACCCTGATCGGCCAGCTCCAGTTGTTCGCCGAACCTTACGTGATGACGCAAGGCGGGCCGGCGCACAGCACGCTCAGCGTCGTGCTGCTCATGTACCAGGAGGGCTTTCGCTGGTGGAACATGGGTTATGCGGCGGCCGTAGCCGTGGTCCTGTTCCTGATCATCCTCGGCCTGACGGCCGTGGCGACGCGGATGCGGAGATCCTGAGGCGCGCAAGGTCGGAGCGATCCCATGGGCCGAATCGTATACCCGATGGCGATTTACGCGGCGCTGGCGCTGCTCACGCTGGCAACCCTCCTGCCGTTCGCATGGATGGTGTCGGCTTCGTTCATGCCCACCGGCGAGGCCACCGCGCTACCGCCGCGTCTGCTGCCGAGTACGCCGACAGTGGCGCACTACGTGGCTCTGTTCACGCGCCTCGATCTGGGACGCGCGGCCGGCAACAGCGCCCTGCTGGCGGCGGCAATCACGCTCATCTCGCTGCTGCTCAACTCGATGGGCGGCTACGCGTTCGCGAAGTTCCGGTTCCGGGGCCGCGACCGTCTCTTTCGGATACTGCTGGCCGCGCTGATCGTTCCGTCCCAGGTATCGATGCTGCCGTTGTTTCTGATGCTGAAGCAACTGGGCCTGGTAAACACTTACTGGGGGGTCATTGTGCCCGGCCTGTCGAGCATCTTCGGGATGTTCCTCGTGCGCCAGTACGCGCAGTCGATTCCGGACAGCCTGCTCGACGCGGCGCGCATAGACGGCGCCGGCGAATTCCGCATCTACTGGTCACTTATCCTGCCGGCATGCAGGCCGGTACTGGTGACCCTCGCTCTGTTCACCTTCATGGGCACCTGGAACGACTTTCTCTGGCCGCTCGTCGTTCTGACCGACGACACGATGTACACGCTGCCGGTAGCGCTGGCGAATCTCCTCGGCGAGCACGTGCAGGACACCGAGCTGATGATGGCGGGAGCCGTACTGACGGTCACGCCGGTGATCGTGCTCTTCATCGCCCTGCAGCGGTACTACATCGCCGGCATCCTGAGCGGCGGGGTGAAGGAGTAGCCGGACGCGGGCGGATCAGAGGTTACCGGCGGGCGGGCCGGCCTCGTTCCACAGCCGCACCGCCGGCTCGTCGCGGTTGTGTTCGTAGCCGAGAACCGACAGGGCGGCGGCGTTGAGCAGGAAATAGCGGCCGTAATCCGGTGGCAGACCGAGCCAGCGCGTGACCAGCACGCGCAAGAAGTGGCCATGGGCGAACAGGGCGGCGTCGCCGCCGGCCCGGCGCACCTTCGCTACGATGCGGTCGGCTCTGGCCCCCACTTCCGCGGCGGTTTCGCCGTTCGGACAACCGTCACGAAAGAGATTCCATTCCGGCCGCTCGGCGTGAATGTCGACGGAGCGGCGGCCTTCGTAGTCTCCGTAGTTCCATTCCATCAAGTCGGGATCGGGGACGGCGTGTGCGCCGAAGCCGGCGAGTTCGCACGTCCGTTGCGCCCGCTGGAGCGGGCTCGTCAGCACCAGAGCGAACGCCCTGCCGCGCAGCCGCGCGCCGAGGCGACGCGCTTCTTCCTCACCCGTGGCCGTCAAGCCGATGTCGGTCCGTCCCGTGTGCTGTCCGGTGGCGGTCCACGCCGTGTCGCCGTGGCGCGCCAGGTACACCTGCTGTAAAGCACCGTTCATTTCGCTCCCTCCTGCCGTGGGCTGGCACGGCGACTCCGGTGCAGCCATGCCGGGCGCACGGCGCACGGACAATCTCCGTGCCGGCGGGTGGCCGTCCTTCGTCACCCGCTTACCGGCATCAGCCGTCCAGCCACATACTCACCCAGAAGCGGCCACAAGTCCGGCGACCAGAGCTACGCCCACAAACATTTCGTCGGCTCCGCCGATAATCGTCGACGGAGACCCACACTGGATGCCGGTGCATCACCGCCGTCTGATTACGGCGGACTCGTCCGCGGGGGTCGCCGTAAACCCCTCACGACCAGCGGCATCCCGCAGACGGCTGTCGAGACAGACGAACTCATGCCCCGCCGGCTGGTCCCCCACTGCAATCAGCGCCGCCGCCAACTGCAACGCGTCCGCCGCACGGAGACGGTGGGTAGCCAGGAGCCGGAGGGCGCGTTCGCGCACCGGCCCCAGTGCGGCGACTTCGGTCCACGAGTGCGCCAGGAGCGCGAGATTCGCCAGGGCGGCCGAGCGGTCTTCGCTCGTGAGCGCGCCGTCCGTGGCCCGGCGCTCGATCGCCGACGTGATTTCGACCGAGCTGAGGCACCACGTGACCAGCGACGTCCCTGACGCCATGGATCGCAGCACGGCACTGCTCGGCTCTTCCACACACAGCGGCACGAGCGCAGAGGCGTCCCAGTACCGCATCTCAGAATCGGTCCTCTCGCTCCTCCACGAGCGCGCCGGCGACCGATTTCTTCGGGCGCGGCAGCGCCCGCTTGAAGAAGCTACGTGGCAGCTCCGCCACCGGCAAACGCACCAGCCCCGCCGCGGCAAGGGCGCGCAGCTCGTCATCCGCCGACCGCACCGGCATGAGCTGCGCCACGGGGCGCCCTCGATCCACAACCACGACCGGCTCACCTCGCGCCACGACGCGAAGGTAGTGACTCAACCGATTCTTGACGTCGGTGACCGAAGCCTGCATGTGGCTAATCTAGCCCGCTACCTCGAGCCAGACAAGCCTTCGACTCGTCTGGCCAACGAACACTGGCCGCCACTACGCGTGGTTCGCTTACCGGCCGGCTCAGACTCGCAATAAATCGGCGCCCGGGGAAGAACGGATACTGGCAACCCTTGTTCCCTGCCGGCGAGAGTTCCTCGGACCGTGGGAAGACGTTTCCCGATCCGATTTTCCGTAACCGGCGACTTACTAGTTAATGGCATCGGTGCACAGATCTCGCCCGCGGCTGTCGGGGGCCCGCGCGTGTCGCAGACGGCTCCTTGGCCCCGTGCTTATCGTCGGCCTCGCGCTCGGCGCCGTACTCGGCGAGCCCGACCTCGATCGTGCCTTCGCTCAAAGCGGCGGGCCGTACCGCATCTCCAGAGCGACGATCGCCGGCGGCGGCGTCACTTTCGGCAGCGGGGGAACCCACCGTCTGGGTGGAACCGCCGCGCAACCCCATGCCGGGGTCTTCGCCGGCGACAACGTGGCCCTTACCGGCGGCTTCTGGATCGCCGACGGGGCTGCACCCCCGGGCAGCTCTGTCAGCGGAAGCGTTCGATACTACAACGCAGACCGCGCCGTTCCGGGCGTGACGGTCAGTTTGTCCGGCGCCACTGCGGTGTCGGCATCCACCGACAGCGCCGGCACGTACGCCGCGACGGGCCTCGACAGCGGCTCCTGGGAAGCCCGCCCCGTCAAAATCGGCGATCGCCGTCAGGGCGTAAGCGCACTCGACGCCAGCTATGTCTTGCAGTCTGTCGTCGGCCTCCGCAGCCTGTCAGCGGCGCAATCCCTCGCCTGCGACGTTACGGGCAACGGCTCCATTAGCGCTCTGGACGCAGCGCGCATAATGCAGCTGGTCGTCGGTGTCATTTCGACGTTCCCCGCGAGCACCATGTGCGGGAGCGACTGGCTGTTCACGCCGGACCCCGCTGCCCCGGGCGCCCCACAGCTCACGTTTCCGCAACTCGCCGGCGGGACGTGCCAAAACGGCGCCTTCGCCTACGAACCGCTCGACACCGCCCTGACCGGCCAGGATTTCACCGCGATCCTGCTCGGCGACTGCACGGGCAACTGGACGCCTGCTGCCGCCGGAACCGGACGGAGCAGCCCCGGCGAGGAAGGCCCATGACCGCTGGCCGCAATCCGCTCCCAGGTTCCGACCCCATCCCCCCGAGGAGAAAGAGAATGTGCCGCACGCTTCGAGCCGTGTCGACTGTAACCCTTGCCGCCCTGCTGTGTTGCGGCGCCGCCAGGGCGGTCGACACGGCTTTCACCTATCAGGGCCATATCGATGTTAGCGGTTCTCCGTTCACGGGCACGTGTGACATCGAGTTCGTCCTCGCCGACGCTGCTGTCGGTGGCAATACCGTCGGCGCCGCCTTCACCGCCAGCAGCGTCCCGGTTGCAGAAGGCCTGTTCACGGTGGAGGTCGACTTCGGTGCAGGGGTGTTCACCGGCGAGGACCGTTGGCTTCAGATCGGCACTCGCTGCCCCGCCGGCAGCGGCAGCTTCGTGCCCCTCAGCCCACGCCATCGACTGAGCGCGACCCCGTACGCACTATTTGCGGAGACGGTCGCTACCAACGCGATCGCCGGGCCCCACATCGCGGATGGGTCGATCGGCAACGCCGACATCGCGAACAGCTCGATCCTCGGCTTTCTGAAGATCGTTCAAGGGACCATCACCAGCCCGCTGCTTGCCACCGACGCCGTCGGCAGCACGCAGGTTCTCGACGGATCGATTCTAAACGCCGATCTGGGCACGAACGCGGTGACCTCGGACAAGATTCAGGACGGCACCGTAACGGCAGCCGATATCGCCGACGGGACCATCGACAACGGCAAGCTGACGAACCCGACGCTTACCGTCACCGCCGGGCCGGGATTGAGCGGCGGTGGCACCGTGGCTCTGGGCGGCTCGGTGACGCTGGCGACTGCCGGACCCGGCGTATCGGCGCAGAAGGTTGCCTTGCTCCGGTGGTACGAGGCGGCCGAGAACGGTGCGTCGATCGCCGTTGGCTCTGGGCCGGAGGGGATCGCCTTCGACGGACAGAATATGTGGGTCGCGAATAAATCGAGCGACAACGTCACGAAGATCCGGGCAGGCGACGGAACGGTGTTGGGCACCTACGCCACAGGCAGTAGCCCCAGGTATCTCGTCTTCGACGGCATCGACGTATGGGTGTCGAACTTCTTCGGCGACAGCGTGACCAAGCTCCGGGCCAGTGACGGAGCCACCCTATCGACGATATCGGTCGGAGGGCACGCGAACGGAATGGCCTTCGACGGGACTCACGTGTGGGTTGCGGCGTATAGCACCAACAGTCTCAAGAAGATTCTCGCCAGCGACGGTACAGTGATCGCGACAGTCCCTACCCAAACGGGCCCCAAAGCGCTGGCATTCGACGGTCAGAACATCTGGGTCGTCCACCAGAACTCAAATAACGTCATCAGAGTTCGCGCCAGCGACGGAGTCGTGGTTGGCTCCTCGGTAGTTACGACGGCCGGCGGGATTGCGTTCGACGGTGAGAACATGTGGATCTCGCAAAATAATCTAGATCAGGTCACGCGGCTACGCGCGAGTGACGGTCTGTTTCAGGGCTCTTTTGCCGTCGGCAATTATCCACAAGATATCGTATTCGACGGCGAGAGTGTCTGGGTGTCCAACCGGGACGACGGCACGGTGACCAAGCTTCGCGCCAGTGACGGCACCGTCCTCGGCACATTCGCCGTAGGAAGCCAACCGCGTGGGCTCGCCTTCGACGGCGGCTACGTCTGGATCGTCAACAGCGGCAGTCACAGCGTCACCAAGAGGTGATGCCGTTTGTGACGGTGCCGGCAGGGCGGCGGCGGGAGTGGATTCGACAGATCGGCCTGTCGCCGCGTCTTCCGGGGCCATCCCTTCCTCTCTTTTCCTTCGCCAACGCGCCCGAAGGAAGCTAGCGACGTTTCCGGGCGCGCGGCCGAACCGGGACGTCTGGCGCAGCGGAAAACGGGTTTTCGATGCGCACACCGGCCAGCCGCGCACCGTGCTGCAGATCTTCCGTGCAAAGTATCTCGCAGCCGCCGCGCTGCGCGGCGCGCAAGATGAGCGCATCCCAGAACGACAGCCGATGCAGCTCCTGCAGGCCAACGGCCGCCTCGATGTCGGGTACGTCGATGACCACAACCCCGGGTCGGCTCAGGCCGCGGCGGCGCGCTCCCGAGGGGCCCGGCGCGAACTGACCAGAAGCCGGGCACGGAGCGCGTGCAGGCCTCGGGTCTGCAGGCGCTTCAGGGTGCCGAGGGGTAAGCCCAGCCGGCTGGCAGCCTCCTCGTACGAATAGCCGGCGAGGTAGATGGCTTCGATTACGGCACGTTCGCGACGGTCGAGGGCGTCGAGGGCGCGCTGGACGTCGAGGCGGATGTCGTCGCGCGGCGTGACGGCCACATCCGCGAGTGGACAGTCGACTCCCCTGCCGCGGTGGCGGTCGAACCAGTCCGCCAGCTTGTTGCGCGTCACCGCACCGACATACCCGATGAAGGCGTCACCCGCGCGGGGGCGGCCCTGGCGGACACCGATCACGAGGGCCACCAGCACGTCCTGCCGGAGATCGTCCCAGGAATCGCCGATATCGTGGGCGCGGGCCCGAACCAGGAACCCCGTAACGATCCGACTAACGGCCAGCACGGCCGCGGGCGTACCGCACGCGAAACCCGTCATGAGACTAACCGATTCGTTAGGCATCGGCCCCCCAACTATCCTCGACCCGGCACCGGTCGGACCGCGGTCCTGCAGAACCGCAACCCGGCGGCGGGCCGCTACTGGAGATCACAGCGTCTGTTGTACAGTTCCGATCTCGAATCAAGCGGGGCCCCGCAGGATCTCCTCCGCCACAGCAGCCGGTGGGGCGGGCGGGTCGGACCGTTCCACGTCATCGGAGTTGCTCGCGTCGAAAGGTCCTTTCCCGCCCCCGGCTTACACTCCGATGCATTCGAACCCGAGTGCCCGCGCCGCGGTGGCCTGCTGTCGATCGTGGGTGGCGAAGGTCAGTTCGATGTGCTGCCGCTCGCGCAGCAAGAGGGCGCTGGCGAGGTGCAGGGCGTCCAGGGTCTTCACCACGGTACCCATCGGCAACGACGCACGGCGCAGCACCGCCCGGCTCAGTGCCACGTGCCGGAGGCCACGCTCGACGCGGGCGAGGGTGGCAATCGCTGCGACGACCGCCGCGTCATCGAGCGCGCCGGTGAGCCGCAAGCGATCGACTGCGCGCCGCGCCTCGACCCCCAGCATCTCACTCGCATACGCGGTTTTCCAACGGCCCCACGATTCGATCGGCACGCCTTCGCGCAAGACCGCGCGCAGCACGACACTGGCGTCGAGATACACGATCATCGCTGGTCCCGGCTCTCGCGCAGCGTCGCGACCACGTCGACTTTGCGGCGCAGGCGAATCCTCGGCAGCTCCCGAAGCGCTGGCAGGCGGCCCCTGGCGGGCTCGATGCGGAGATCGTCCTCGGCACCTCCGTCGACGGGGACGATCTGAGCGATCGGGTGGTTGCGATCGCATACAATGACGGTTTCGCCGCCGCGCACGTCCGCCAGATACGCACTCAGCCGGGCTTTCAAGCCGGAGACGTTGGTGTGTTTCATGGCCACCTTATGGCCTCATGTGGCCATGGCGTCAAAC encodes:
- a CDS encoding glucan biosynthesis protein G translates to MATGSAVAFDLNDVIARAQQLAGQEYEPPRDEVPEWLRNISYDQWRDIRFRPDEALWRGKKLPFQVQFFHPGLYYDRAVAINVVDGSTVRPVEFSPSLFDYGRNDFASKVPQRIGFAGFRIHAPIKKPNYHDEVIVFLGASYFRAVGKDQVFGLSARALAVDTALPSGEEFPSFREFWLMTPAAKSKELVVYALLDSPSLTGAYRFAIIPGAQTAVAVEARLFLRREVQKIGFAPLTSMFFYGENTGRPVEDFRPEVHDSDGLLLNLATGEWLWRPLDNPKLLQVTGFRMPNPKGFGIVQRDRDLDSYQDLETRRERRPSAWVAPSGDWGKGRVELVEIPTKGDTNDNIVAYWVADAPPKPGERAAISYTVYWYGDDSTRSPGGRVVATRRDRGNKENAYRFVVDFAGKSLAALPDTTVLRGVITIASGEESAELLDQHVVKKPGTGEWRLTFQVRPKRKEPIELRAFLDKGDSTLTETWSYTLQPQ
- a CDS encoding sugar ABC transporter substrate-binding protein, whose translation is MTTTGPSDYRRRVRSSLRRALLAVLLLAGCRPAPVQQTVVEMWAMGREGELVQQLLRDFPHREPGIRVKVQQVPWSAAHEKLLTAFVGGSTPDVVQVGTTWIPELVALGALEPLDARLAASTRLPADDFFAGIADTNVIDGVTYGVPWYVDTRLWFYRHDVFATAGIAEMPRTWDAWDTAMQQVAAQVGDGRFALLLPLAEWQPLVILALQYGATLLRDDDRYGDFRSPPFRAAFARYLALFRDGLAPATGAAQIANLYQDFADGFFASFLSGPWNIEALNRRLPPAARGTWATAPLPSVDAVWPGVSLAGGASLSVLRTSPRQEAAWRVIEYLCEPERQLAFYRLGGDLPSRRSAWAAGALASNPPTAAFWQQLQRVRSTPKVPEWERVAGKITQYAEAAVRGDLDPETALVRLDADVDAILEKRRWLMRRAAEMGP
- a CDS encoding sugar ABC transporter permease produces the protein MSARRLPRVSPAWAFLAPPLLPIAAFFVLPVAASVLLSLTDFDIYAIADRTNLRCAGSGNYRRLLGDPLFWTALRNTALFVVLAGPLSVALSLGAALLVSAPAVRLQPLFRTIFFLPVVTTLVAVAVVWRYLYHPRVGLLNYGLGLIGLGPVDWLGDPRWAMPAIVVLAVWKNFGFNMVIFMAGLQSIPERLYEAARIDGAGTWQQFRQVTLPMLMPTLVFVGIMTLIGQLQLFAEPYVMTQGGPAHSTLSVVLLMYQEGFRWWNMGYAAAVAVVLFLIILGLTAVATRMRRS
- a CDS encoding carbohydrate ABC transporter permease, whose product is MGRIVYPMAIYAALALLTLATLLPFAWMVSASFMPTGEATALPPRLLPSTPTVAHYVALFTRLDLGRAAGNSALLAAAITLISLLLNSMGGYAFAKFRFRGRDRLFRILLAALIVPSQVSMLPLFLMLKQLGLVNTYWGVIVPGLSSIFGMFLVRQYAQSIPDSLLDAARIDGAGEFRIYWSLILPACRPVLVTLALFTFMGTWNDFLWPLVVLTDDTMYTLPVALANLLGEHVQDTELMMAGAVLTVTPVIVLFIALQRYYIAGILSGGVKE
- a CDS encoding histidine phosphatase family protein; protein product: MNGALQQVYLARHGDTAWTATGQHTGRTDIGLTATGEEEARRLGARLRGRAFALVLTSPLQRAQRTCELAGFGAHAVPDPDLMEWNYGDYEGRRSVDIHAERPEWNLFRDGCPNGETAAEVGARADRIVAKVRRAGGDAALFAHGHFLRVLVTRWLGLPPDYGRYFLLNAAALSVLGYEHNRDEPAVRLWNEAGPPAGNL
- a CDS encoding PIN domain-containing protein, with the translated sequence MRYWDASALVPLCVEEPSSAVLRSMASGTSLVTWCLSSVEITSAIERRATDGALTSEDRSAALANLALLAHSWTEVAALGPVRERALRLLATHRLRAADALQLAAALIAVGDQPAGHEFVCLDSRLRDAAGREGFTATPADESAVIRRR
- a CDS encoding type II toxin-antitoxin system prevent-host-death family antitoxin, producing MQASVTDVKNRLSHYLRVVARGEPVVVVDRGRPVAQLMPVRSADDELRALAAAGLVRLPVAELPRSFFKRALPRPKKSVAGALVEEREDRF
- a CDS encoding dockerin type I domain-containing protein encodes the protein MLIVGLALGAVLGEPDLDRAFAQSGGPYRISRATIAGGGVTFGSGGTHRLGGTAAQPHAGVFAGDNVALTGGFWIADGAAPPGSSVSGSVRYYNADRAVPGVTVSLSGATAVSASTDSAGTYAATGLDSGSWEARPVKIGDRRQGVSALDASYVLQSVVGLRSLSAAQSLACDVTGNGSISALDAARIMQLVVGVISTFPASTMCGSDWLFTPDPAAPGAPQLTFPQLAGGTCQNGAFAYEPLDTALTGQDFTAILLGDCTGNWTPAAAGTGRSSPGEEGP
- a CDS encoding RNA polymerase sigma factor, with protein sequence MTGFACGTPAAVLAVSRIVTGFLVRARAHDIGDSWDDLRQDVLVALVIGVRQGRPRAGDAFIGYVGAVTRNKLADWFDRHRGRGVDCPLADVAVTPRDDIRLDVQRALDALDRRERAVIEAIYLAGYSYEEAASRLGLPLGTLKRLQTRGLHALRARLLVSSRRAPRERAAAA